Within Scyliorhinus canicula chromosome 14, sScyCan1.1, whole genome shotgun sequence, the genomic segment AAAGCACGGCAGCAGAATTGGAATCGGAAAAGCTACCCACATGGCACTGTAGATGCTGTTGACTATTTGGACAACTACAAGAGGGCGCAGCTGAAAGCCATTCTCTCTCAAGTCAACCCCAACCTGACTCCGCGACTGAGGAAAGCAAATACCAAAGAGGTCGGGATCCAGGTCAACCCCAAAGTCGATGCTTCCGTGCAGTGCTCATTGGGGCCCAGAACCCTCCCCCGCCAGAAGCGGCGAGCCGCCAACGAAGGAGCAGCGCCCAGGGCTCGCTCGCCCTCCCCCGGCAGGGCCGCGGGCGGTGAGCCTGGGGATGGTGGAGCCGCCGCTGTGCGTGTCTCTTGCCCCATCGCCATCTACTCCCCTGCGTTTGACCGGCGCCTGGCGGAGAAGGAccaagatcaaggaaaacccgaggaaaagagtgccccggaAAACTGGGAGAATGATTATTCCCCACAGCAGGAGTCCCAAGGAGAAGCTCCCCTTCCTGAGGGAAACAATGTGGACACAGCAGAAGTGAAGGAGGAAGACCGGGAACAAACTGAGCAGAAGGATAATGTAGG encodes:
- the LOC119977506 gene encoding zygote arrest protein 1-like; protein product: MEGFVYAPLNAYTYNNPKARQQNWNRKSYPHGTVDAVDYLDNYKRAQLKAILSQVNPNLTPRLRKANTKEVGIQVNPKVDASVQCSLGPRTLPRQKRRAANEGAAPRARSPSPGRAAGGEPGDGGAAAVRVSCPIAIYSPAFDRRLAEKDQDQGKPEEKSAPENWENDYSPQQESQGEAPLPEGNNVDTAEVKEEDREQTEQKDNVGVKGGEGSQKFRFQFLEQKYGYYHCKDCNIRWESAYVWCISGTNKVYFKQFCRKCDKGYNPYRVEAILCQTCFKTRCTCIQKKRHIDPKRPHRQELCGRCRGKRLSCDNTYSFKYIV